In a genomic window of Amblyomma americanum isolate KBUSLIRL-KWMA chromosome 4, ASM5285725v1, whole genome shotgun sequence:
- the LOC144128935 gene encoding GSK3-beta interaction protein, which yields MSSTATDLPPAAPSTPDKDTKAKPSMEATSTSSKAFQYGIVEVPYQDELKSIIEEIRFGVADVSMSSLPSDGLASYFNLQTKEGKQMCVMMSRQGFQVVGNSYDVRDIEDGQCYETVNALLDSLSPAYRRLFSEALTKKLQELEKEEQRPDEKATEQESSP from the exons ATGTCGTCAACGGCGACCGATTTACCGCCGGCTGCTCCTTCGACACCGGACAAAGACACGAAAGCCAAACCATCGATGGAAGCGACGTCT ACCAGCAGCAAGGCATTCCAATATGGTATTGTGGAGGTGCCCTATCAAGATGAGCTCAAGTCCATCATTGAAGAAATTCGCTTTGGTGTTGCTGATGTGAGCATGTCCTCGCTTCCATCAGATGGACTGGCGAGCTACTTCAATTTGCAAACAAAAGAGGGCAAGCAGATGTGTGTCATGATGTCACGGCAGGGATTCCAAGTCGTCGGGAACAGCTACGACGTACGAGACATAGAAGATGGGCAGTGTTACGAGACTGTCAATGCTCTCCTTGATTCTCTCAGCCCTGCTTATCGTCGGCTCTTCAGCGAAGCGTTGACAAAGAAACTGCAGGAACTGGAGAAGGAGGAACAGCGCCCCGATGAAAAGGCTACAGAACAGGAGTCCTCACCTTGA